In Aegilops tauschii subsp. strangulata cultivar AL8/78 chromosome 3, Aet v6.0, whole genome shotgun sequence, one genomic interval encodes:
- the LOC109738295 gene encoding uncharacterized protein translates to MAAPATEAPVLPPAKRNKADTSLLHTSAALPAADWSALLPDLVRRVADSLLATNDLDCYMDFRAVCSGWRAATDDPRSDPSDPRFRPQRWVILDDGADPRFLPYRLVFLNDGADLLLLNAATGRFLRKRTPLRRRYSVVATTPGGLFVLADRNHSRAACVFNPLTGVLIRFAAPVPTEEVAVATVVFGRGSSPTLNLFCDSSLNFYVAAPVSESFNKHNVSTYYFLRKAVRGGWGLCYPWRYFVMCKIFDLIESLHVDPIKFFSQDLPVAGHTNDHGWCFLVELGGQVLVVIKLHRCVKVFKMEVDSIVPVESIGSHAIFIGHHRCLAVDTHKFPSVEANCIYYVERLASSAYICMYNLKDEEDEMISAGAVDFMKTDKLFVIAPHRPFTIIHLLSSYTINVRDSQLPLQQDAN, encoded by the coding sequence ATGGCGGCCCCCGCTACTGAAGCCCCTGTTCTTCCCCCCGCCAAAAGGAACAAGGCGGATACGAGTCTTCTGCATACCTCAGCGGCCCTTCCGGCCGCAGACTGGTCCGCCCTCCTGCCCGATCTCGTCCGTCGCGTCGCTGACTCCCTGCTCGCCACCAACGACCTCGACTGCTACATGGACTTCCGCGCCGTCTGCTCCGGCTGGCGCGCCGCCACCGACGACCCCAGGAGCGACCCCTCCGATCCCCGCTTCCGCCCGCAGCGGTGGGTCATCCTCGACGACGGCGCCGACCCCCGCTTCCTCCCGTACCGGTTGGTCTTCCTGAACGACGGCGCCGACCTGCTCCTGCTGAACGCCGCCACGGGGCGCTTCCTCCGCAAGAGGACCCCGCTGCGCCGCCGCTACTCCGTCGTCGCCACCACTCCTGGCGGCCTCTTCGTCCTGGCCGACCGGAACCATTCTCGAGCCGCCTGCGTCTTCAATCCTCTCACCGGCGTCCTGATCCGGTTCGCGGCACCCGTGCCCACCGAGGAGGTCGCCGTCGCCACTGTCGTCTTCGGTCGCGGCTCTTCGCCCACGCTCAACTTGTTCTGCGACTCTTCTCtgaacttttacgtggctgctccTGTCAGTGAAAGTTTCAACAAACATAATGTTTCCACTTATTATTTCTTACGGAAGGCGGTCAGAGGCGGGTGGGGATTATGTTATCCATGGAGGTATTTTGTTATGTGCAAGATCTTCGATCTGATCGAGTCGCTTCATGTCGATCCGATCAAGTTCTTCTCTCAGGATCTTCCTGTGGCCGGGCACACCAACGACCACGGCTGGTGTTTCCTTGTCGAATTGGGTGGCCAAGTGCTGGTTGTCATCAAGCTGCACCGATGTGTCAAGGTTTTCAAGATGGAAGTCGATAGCATCGTGCCTGTTGAGAGCATCGGTAGCCATGCCATCTTCATTGGTCATCACAGGTGCCTGGCTGTTGACACCCATAAGTTCCCGTCTGTGGAGGCCAACTGCATCTACTACGTTGAGCGTCTGGCCTCATCTGCCTACATCTGCATGTACAATCTCAAGGACGAGGAAGACGAGATGATCTCAGCTGGGGCCGTAGATTTCATGAAGACAGACAAGCTGTTCGTCATTGCCCCACACCGCCCTTTCACCATCATCCACCTTCTCTCCAGCTACACCATCAATGTCCGGGATTCTCAACTGCCGCTACAACAGGACGCCAACTAA